One Candidatus Nitrososphaera evergladensis SR1 genomic window, ACGAGCGGCCACTTGTCCTTCCAGATCCGGGCCCGAAGGGTGTCAAGGGCACGCCCTGCCCGGCTGCCAAATTCCGGCCTAGCCTTTTCGTCCTGCGCAGGCTCTTCCCTTATCTGTCCGCTGCCAAGTATGTCCTGCGTGGTGTTTTCTGTGACTGCCACCAGGTATAGGGCGATGTCCTGCGTCAGCGTCCCGTGCTGTCCGTCGCCGTCGCCACCGCTGTCCTGCAAATAGTCAATATACACGCCGTCCTTTTCTGACCACAGCCTGCTTTCTACGGCCTTTATCGTCCTGTAGGCCATCGACATTGCCCTCTTTGCCTCGTCTTTTCTGTCAAGCTCCAAAAGAAGCGAGGAGAGGTTGCTCAGCGCAAGTATCCAGCAGGCCTGGCTATACACGATTTTTCCCGAGCGCAGGACGGTGTCCATCCAGTCTTCGTTGTGACCCTGCTCGAGCAGGCCGTCGCCGTCAATGTCTCTGGACGCAAGATAGTCCATTGCCATGAGCATCCTTGGCACGACGTATTCCATCACAATGGAAGGCGAAGAGACAAGCGAAGACATTTTCAATTCAATGTTTCCATGCGACGGCGAGGAAGGAGCAGGAATGACCATGCCAGATTTCAAATAGACGTTAAAGATCCACGCAGTAGTGGATATCATGAGCGCCGTCGAGTCAATGTCAGGATTTCTCCCATAGATCTCTGAAAAGCCGCGGAATATCGTAGAAGGCAGGGCGCCTTCAAACTTTTTGTGGGTTTCCGGATCTGCCACCTGCGAGATGTACCGCATTTCTGGCGATCCCCGGCCATAGATCACCTTTTCGCCGCCAGCCGTCACCTGGTGCGACCAGATGAACAGCAGTTCATGCATAACGTCTTCAAAACGGCCCGACAGGAACCAGTCCTTCAATATGTAAGAGGCATCACGGCACCATACTGCCTTGTAATAGCCACCGGGGTTCACCCCTTCCTGCACAAACTGTTCCGTAGATTCTACAAACGCGCCAGCGTTGGCAGAAAACGAATGCCACAGGCCATCAACAGGGGGAGGAACCGTTACATCGCCCATATAGAAGGTATTTCTCCCTTACCGGGTTGTAAACCCTTTTGTGTGCGAGACACCAATAAATTATTAGTATTGCCAGGAAAAGATAGTGAATATAGATGCTTTGCCTGCAAGCGGAGGTTCGAATCGCTTGGAGATATGCAGAAGCATATCGTAATAGATCACCTACAAAAGGGCGATTTCATAAAGAAAATCAGCAGAAGCAGCAGCAAAAAAGGAGAAGTCCAAGCAGCCTAGGCTGTTGCGGCAGGCCTCTACTATTTTTTTAGTTGAAATCTTGCTTTGAGTATATGGGGATAAGAATATCATATGCGCGCGTGTGTGCATGTACATATGCTGTTAACTCTAATTATTTGCAGTACGTACATACGTGTTGTCAAGAACCCGGGCCGTCTTCAACCTCGAACGCTACCTTCATGCTGACCCTGTATTCCACTATCTTTTCGTTTTGAATTTCTGCCTTCCAACCAAGCACGTCGATGCCTTTTACGTTGCGGATCGTCTTGGTGGCTCGCTCCAGCCCATTGTTGACCGCATCCTCCCAGCTGGTCGGCGAGGTTGCGAGTATTTCTGTCACCCGGATGACCGACATGCACCGTAAATACACCCGAAAATATTAAAGACTTACAACAACAAAAATGTACAGTGCAGCAGAAAAAAGAAAAACTAGGCCAGGCTGGACCTTCTGCCGGCGGCTGGCGCCATGCGCCGCTCACAGGGCGCGGTGGCAGTCGCAAGCTGCCTCTCGGTTATGAATTCCGAAAACCGGCTTGTGTACGCCTGCATAGAAAATCTTTTGACCGAGTCGCTTATTGCCAGCCGCTCTTTGTCTGAAGCCTGCAATGCTGCCTGGATCATGTCGGCCGCCTCTTCAAGTGAGTGAAACTGGTATTTCTGTGGCACAAACTCTACGAGTCCACCCGTGGCCGGCACGATAGGCACGAGGCCGGCGGCCATCGCTTCTACCACCGAGATCCCAAAGGGCTCTTCCGGCATTGGGTGGAAATAGGCCTTGGATTTTTGCATCAGAGACCAGAGCTCGCCAAGCTCCACGTTGGGCCTGATGGCGACATAGTCTGACAGCCCATAGTGTTCGGCCATGCCCGCAAGTTGCTCATGGTATCTGCGGCTACAACTGTCATCGGATACCAGATTGCCGGCTATGATCATCTTGTTCCCTATCCCGCGCTGCTTCAGGATGCGGGCAAGCTCTATTGCATTTTCCAGCTTTTTCGAAGGATGTATCCGGGACACAACCAGCACAAGGTCCGCCCTTGACGGCGAGAGGAGCGCGGCCTGGCGCAGCTCGTCCACGCACACAGGAGGTGCAATGATGGTCGGCTCGCTTGCCATCCTGTGCACGCCAGTTGTCATTGCGTTGATTATTGCCTGGCTGCTGAATTTTGAATTGGTGACCACAATCGAGTTTCTCAGCATGAGGAAATAGTATTCCAAAAAGCTACGCCAGAACAAGGCGCTGTCTGCCATTCTCATGACGTCTTTATCCAGCAGGCACAGGTCGACTAGGCTTTGCAGGTAGTCGAGATTACGGCACGCCGCATAGCTTGCCACGACTGGAAAATGGCAGTAGGTTATGCAGGTTTTGCTTGAAAAAGACGGAAGAAAATACGGCAGTATGTCGCCGTGCGTGTTCACTATCATATCGTATTCCAGGATGGCGCTGTCGGCACTTGGGCGGCAGGTTAGCGTGCCTGTCTGCCAGTCAAGCTCTATTGGAAGCCTGCCAAGCGGCTTTACGTTGACATGGTCGAATATCCGACGAGCCTTGCCGCCAAATGCCTTTTCGATCCTTTTGAGGTCTGGAGCCTTTGCTACTGTCAGTTCCACCTGCATTTCCATCTCAAGGAGCGACTGCAAAGTGGCAATAGCCAGCTGCTCGGCGCCGCCGCAGGGGTTCAGGTCTGCATGTATCACGTTTGCCTTCTTCATTTTTTTCCATCACCATCGTCAAGAAGCTCCCTGCTTGCATTATCAGGATGATGGCACCATTGCGGCGCTTTTTTTAGGCGCCACGGCGCCTTCCATTCTTGCTACACTGCCACGATGCTTGCGAGCAGCAGGAGCTGCTGCAAGTGGCAAAACAACAATGGAAGACGTCGCAACATTATCTCCGATAAAATATTCTATCATAGGGTTTATGACGTTGAAATAATATTAACGAGTCTCGCCTCATGAAAGGGACGGCGCGTCTCTTAAAACGTTGCGGAAATATACAAGATTATCCAGTAACAACTTTCCCTAACCCGGAAGATGCCTCAGCTTTTTTCAGGAAGGAGCTTCTTGCTTGACAGAAGCAGGCGGCCCTTCGGTTTTTACGCCAAGCACCCTGTCTGCAAAGGCCTTCAGGTCATTGTTTTGCTCATAAATGGAAGGATATTGCATGTCCTGGAGTATCTGCTGGCCCTCGCTTCCGACAATCCACTGCATAAAGTCGATGATTGCCGCGTCCCTGCCGGCTAGCGCGGTTTCATTGGCGGTGGCGCCAGGGGCAGCTGCATTGGGGTCTGAAAATACGCCATAGTAGAACCCTACCACAGGGTACGAGCCGTTTCCAAGCTGCCCGATGGAAACAGTAGGAGGAGGAGGGACAAGCGCTGGCGACGGGTTTTCAGAGCCCGTGCCGTTGACCATTGCAGGGTTGACCGCTACTATCGTGCCGTTGCGTACGGCCGCGCCTATCGAGTCGGCCGACGGCATGAGGTACTGCCCGTCAGAATTCTGGAGAGACGCGTACGTCATTCTGGTCTGGACGGCAAAGGCAAAGTCGACGTACCCTATCGAATAGGGCGTCTGCCGCACCATCGCAGCAAGGCTGTTTGCAGAATCCGCCACCAGGCTTGACTCGGGCCAAGCGATAGCGCTGCTGTTGTTTGAGGCAGAAGAGGAGGCAAGGTACCGGGCAAGCATGTCAGAAGCGCTTGCCGCAGGACCCTCGTGCACGACGACTATTTGCTCGTGCGGCAGGCTTGTGCCCGGGTTGAGCGACTTGATGCGAGGGTCGTCCCAGTACGTGGCATTTCCGCTCACCACCGCATAGAGCGTGGACGGGTCAAACCTCAATCCCGACGGCACGTCCGGAAGCGCAGGTATGTTGTAGACCACCGCCACTGCCTGCGCGCTGACCGGCAGGAACACCGAGCCGGCGTACGTAAAGTTATCTTTCGCTGCAGCCGGCCGGCTTGCGATGGCAAGGTCTGCCGAGTAGTCTGCAAGGAAAGAAGAGACGTTTGAATAAAGCAGCGGAATGCGGGCGTCGTCTACGCGGTCAGAATATGTTACTTTAACGTTGCCCAGATTTTTCTCGCTGTTGTACTGGGCGACCCACTTGTCCACAAACGGTAGCGCAGAGGGCGACGACAGAGCGCTGATGGGGGTTTTTTCAACCGGGCCTTGGGCAGGTCCCCCTCCTCCGGCTGTCTCATTGATTCCCACGCCCGGCGGGGTGGACACGGTCTGGTTGCGGTCCGGGCCTCCTCGCGTACCATCATTATTATTGTTTGGAGAAAAGAATGTCATGGCAAGAATTATTGATGCCGCTGCGGCGACTGCCGCAACAATAATAATAATGACAACGACCAGTGCGGCGCGCTTTTTTCTTCTGCTCATCGTCCGGCGGTATAAAACACATGCAAAATTATTAACGGGTTTGGTTTTTGATGGTAGAGGATGCCTCTCTATTTATCATTCACAGATTCTTTCATTTTGCGCATGCTGCGGATGGTCAAATAGTACAGGAACGACGCGGAAAAAAGCGCGACAGGATACCACCACACTATGCCGTAAAATGAAAGGTGAAGCGGAGTCATCACGTCCTTGGGCCATTCCCCAAAAAGCACCCAGTAGAACAGGTCCTCAAGCCAGATAAAGTTCAGGATGTTGCCCGTGCCCCACAATAGCGCCTGTTTTTTCACAGTCCGCGTGGACGCAAAAAACAGTATGTCAAAGAACGGGTTGAAAGATATGAGGACTGCGAGTATGAACATCAGCACGTGGTAAAAGAAGATCTGGCCAACTATGTGCACGCTCAGCGGATGCACCAGGATGCTTATCCCAAGCGAGCTTGTGAGCAGCGTGTGCTCTATCACGCCATAAACCATGGCAAAGATAAAAGTCGAAGCTGCCGAGGTCACGTGTATCGTCCTCATGGCAAACTGCCTTCCAAATACGTCCATGTTGAACATGTCTTGCGGCTTGTCCTTCATACGATACCATCCCTTTTATCTCTGCTAGCTTTAGGGTCATTTTCTTACGTAAAATTTTCTCAAGTGTTTTACCTGTATTAATAGTCCAGAGAACCTTTCTAGAGATTAGCCCGCATGACTGTTTTAAATGATGAGATCTTAGACTAGGCGTGTTTGATAATCCTTTCATCATCGTCGCCATGTTTTTCTGGTTTTCGTACGTCCCCATCGCGGCGATGTCACTGTACAGAGTAGTCCGGAACCGAAACCTGTTTGTTGAAAAGCTGGCGTTTGCAGAAAAAAACGTAAAGCGCGTGCGCAGCGACGCCGCTATAATATTTCAGATAACGACCCGCTCGGCCACAAAGACGCACGTGGTGAGGCGCGGCATACAGTCGATAATCGACTCTGCAAAAAAGACAGAGTATCGCAATTTCCACATCTCGATAGTGACTGACGACCCTGACGACATCAGGACGCTAGAAGGAGTCAACTGCGAAGTGGTCGTGGTGAACAAGAACTTCAAGACAAACGCGATACGAAAGGGCAGGGCGCTCCAGTACGCCGTGGAGCACCGCAGGCGCATCGGCATGAACACGTCCAAGCACTGGATATTCCACATGGACGACGAAAGCTATGTCACCACCCAGACAATAGTCGCGCTTTTAAAGTCCATAGAAAGCGGAAAGGAGGTTGCCTCAGAGGGCCCGATATTTTACCCGCTAAAGTTTGAGGCTGCAAACAGGCTTACCGCCATTGCAGAGTCCATCCGGCCCTTTGCGTGCTACGACTGCGTTTCGCAGATGACAAACCCACCCCCGCTCCACATGCACGGAAGCAACCTGCTCATAAGGTCGGACATCGAAGACACGATAGAGTGGAAATTCGGGCCGACGCTTGCCGAGGACCAGATGTTTGGCTACAAGGTTTACGAAAAGTACGGGCCCGGCTCAATGGGCTGGCACGGAGGCATGCTTCTTGAGCAGCCCCCGCTCAACATCAAGGACCACTTTTTCCAGAGGCGCAGATGGGTGCTCGGCACGCTCCAGAACCTCCAGAACTTTCCCCGGTGGCACAGGTACAAGCTGATGTACAAGTCGGTAACGTACTTTCTTGGCTTTGCATCCGCGGTGGCTTCGACTGCCATAATGCTGTACAGCTCCATCCCCACACTGATCCCCACGCTGTTGAACTATAACACCATAGGCTACTACGACTTCATGTCGCTTCCAGACAAGCTGCCAAGCATCTTTTTCAACTCGATCTTTGACGCAGTGACAAAGGGCAGCATGCTGGAGCTTAGCGCAAGCACCATCCTGCTCTTTACGTCCATCGTGTGGCTAGGCTCGTACCAGCTGGGGCTCTTTTTGAACCTGAAATATTCAAAGATAGAATGGAGAAAGAGGGTGATGTTCCACCTGCAGACGCTGCTTGTGTGTCCAATCATAGGCCTGGTCGAGACCTTCCCGGCATTCTGGGCCATGATTGAGTACAACCTCAAGAAAAAAGACCCGGCTCAAAAGACCAAGGTTTACGACTTTTACGTCGTAAACAAGTGAGAGAAGGAGACACGATAAATATAGTGCAAGGCAGAAACCTAGTGCGTGAGCGGCAAGGAAGAAGAAAGGCAGGATGAGCTTCGCAACCTCTTGCAGGTCGTGTCTGACAAGGGGCTCAGGGTCCTTTCAATTGCAGAGCTTGACAGGCTACGCATACTCTTGGCGGCAAAGGACTACAGCAAAAACAAAAAAGCCGACAGGTCGCGCAAAAAACTCTTGAAAAAGATAAACGCCGAGATGTTTGACAGGCACTCGCCGCGCCGGTTCTTTTGAGGATTTTGTTATCAAACAGTGCCTTGCATGTAGGCGCGCCTTTTTTCCTCTGAAAAGCGCTCTATCGCATAGCGCAGCGCAGTACGGGGCATCTTTTTGTAGTGTTTTTGCAGGAATTCTTCTTCTGCGGCAAGATCGCGCTTGCCCACCTCCCGGAGCATCCATCCAACTGCCTTGTGCATCAGGTCGTGCGAATCTCCAAGGAGCATTTCCGATATTTTCAGCGTGTCGGCAAAGTCATTTTTCCGGATAAACACGTGCGTCGAAATGATAGAGACGCGCCTTTCCCACAGCACCTTTGATCTTGCAAGCTTGTACAAGAGCGAGCGCTCTTTGTCAATCAAGAACGTGCCAAGGATCGCCGGCGCAGTCAGGTCAACAAGGTCCCAGTTGTTCACCCATGCAAGGTTTTCAAGATAAAACTTGGCAATCCCTTCGGGGTCGCCCCGGTAATTTTGCACCAGTATCAAGAGCGCCACAAGGCGCTCTTCGTGGATTCGTGAATGCAAGAGCGTTCTTACGTCTGCAAGCGAAATTCCTGCGGCGGCATATTTTCTGGCGACCTGCCTTGACGCAGGAACCATGATTCCCATAAAGACGTCGCCCTGCCCGTACTGGCCGGGGCCGGTCTTGAAGAACTTTTGCAAAACTCTGGCCTTGACAGGGTTGGCAAGCGCCTGCATCTCGAGCCTTAGCATGTCAACAAGCGTCGTCATTTGAATTATGCAGCAACCTCCACTATCTTTTTCCTCGATGCAAGGCCGGAGAGTATTCGCACGTCCTGCTCTGAAACGCCAAAATGCTCTGCAAGCCTCCTGACAAGCTCGCGGTTTGCCCTGCCGCGTTCTGGCTGCGACTTTATCGACACGGTTATTTCATCGCCTGCCACTTCCAGCCTGCCATCCGCTGAAAAGCGCACGGTGACACGGTATTTTTTCAAGCGCCAATTCCTGTTGTTCTGGCTCGCTAATATGCTTGTAGAAGGATGTTACATAAAGCATTATACGGCAAAACTGTGACTTTTGCAGCGATAGCGATACGACAGACTCGTGGATAGAATGCGTGTGCGGCGCCCGGTACGGCGCGAACCTTCCAGCATGTCCAAACTGCGGCGCGCCAAACGCCTTCTATGGCGAGAAAAAGAGAGGCGGCGGCAATAAAGCAGGCATCATTGCCGCGATCGTCATTGCAGCCATTGCGGTAATATTCATCGCTCCCCAATTCATCGAGGATCTTGCTGGCGGCGGCAATAACAACAATAGCGCAGGCAGCGACGACGACAACCCAGTCAGCAGAGCCATAAAGATACTGCAGCCGCAGGCTACCAAGCCGGAAAAGGTGCCGCAGGAAGAGCTTGTCGCGCACGTCCTTGCCGCGATAAACAGCGACCGCAAGAAATTCGGCCTGGAGCCGGTCAAGCTGGACAACAGCAACCAGGCCGCGCAGTTGCACGCAGAAGACGTTTTCAGGACAAAGCAGATCTCGCACTGGACGTCGTCAGGGGAAAAGCCCTACATGACCTATACGCGGCTTGGAGGAGAAGGAAGCGTGCACCAGAACGTCGCCATCGCCGGCTTTGGGCCTGACGAATACGACAGGTGCGTCTCCACCATCATCCTCTGCGAGCGCATAGACCCCATATCCACCATCGACGAGCTGGAGAAGGAGATGATGTACAACGACAAAGAGTGCTGCGACAACGGTCACAGGGACAACATACTTGACAGGGACCACACACACGTGAGCATCGGAATAGTGTACGACGAATACTACCTTGCGCTGGTGCAGAACTTTGAGGCAGATTACGGGCTGTTTACAAGTGTCGAGGGAACCAAAGTCAGCATCGCCGGCCCCATGCCCGCAGGGGCCAAGTTCGACAACGTGGTGGTGTACTATGACAAGCTGCCAAGCAAGGAGGCGTACGACGCAAACAAGGAAAAGCTGTCGTACGACGCAGGCACGCTTGCCGCAACCGTGTTTGAACCGCTTCCAAGAGGCCTAAAGTACCAGCAGCCAGGCGACTACGTGGTGATAGAGGCAGGCAGGTGGCGTAACGGCAATGGCAACCTTGATGTCAGTTTTGACCTTGCGCCTGCAATGAAAGAGGACGGCGTCTATACAGTGTATGCCATGCTTGAGGACGCAGACGGAGAGCAGTTCTCCGCAACCTCGCACTCGATATTTGTAAAGGCGCAATAGAGAAACAACAACAGCAGGTGAAGGAAAGGCATTATCATGCAACGCCGCCTCGGGCCAAAGGCGCCCGGCGCGCGCATATTGCTCGCCTTCCGTTCGTCCGTGCTGAAACTCGCTGTTTTGTGTTACGAGTGACTGCATATGCACATTTCAGTTATTTAAGCCAGCTGTCCATATTCTCTATATTTCAGGTTAATTCCTGTAGACATGCCAGGGATACGTATTTGAGCGGGCGCAATTATATCGAATTCTCATGAATTTTGCCACTCTTAAAATAGGCTCCTGGGACCTTTCGGGGCTTGTAAAAGACCCTGCCGGCGCCGAGTTTGCGCAGTTTCTTGATTCCATTGAAGACAAGGTAAAGGCGTTTGAGGGCAAGCGCCAGTCTCTCCGGCCCGACATCCCTGCTCCAGAATTTGAGGGCATGGTTCACGACCTTGAGGACATTTATGAAAAGCTCAGCATCGCAGGAGGCTACGCGCACCTACGCTACTATAGCAACACCGCCTCTAACGAGGCGTCGGCGCTTGTGACTAGGATGGACAAGATGTCAGCCGAGGCAGGAAACCGCCTGCTGTTCTTTGACCTCTGGTTCAAAAAAGAGCTTGACGAGGGCAACGCAAAGCGCCTGATAGAGTCGATGCCCGCAGTCTATAGCAATTACCTGCGCCACAAGCGCCTGCTTGCAAAACACTCTCTGTCAGAGCCGGAGGAAAGGATAATCAACACGCTTGAAGTCACCGGCACTGGCGCGCTGGTAAAGATCTATGACAAGATGACGTCCGCCTTTGAGTTTGAGATGTCGCTAAAGCGCGGCAGAAAGAAAAAAACAATCACCAAGAAATTTGACAACAAGGAAAAGCTGGTGTCGCTTGTGCGCAGCGCAAACCCGGCAGAGAGGGAGGCCGCGTACAGGGCGTTGTTTGCGACGTACAGGAAAAATTCAGGCGTTCTTGGCGAGATCTACCAGAACATCGTAGTCGAGTGGCGAAACGAGGGGATATCCATGCGCGGCTACAGGACGCCGATCTCTGTCAGAAACATTGCAAACAACCTAGACGACGAAACCGTGGGCGCACTGCTGCAAGCGTGCAGGAAAAACAACAAGGTGTTCCAGGAATATTTCAGGGAAAAGGCGCGCCTTTTGGGCGTCAGAAAACTGCGCAGGTACGATCTGTATGCGCCACTTTCCACAAAGAGGTCCGGCAAAAAGTTTGCGTACGGCAAGGCAGTCGCAAGCGTGCTTGATACGTTTGGCGACTTTCACCCGCAGGTCAGAGCCCTCGCAGAGCGCGTATTTTCCGAGCACCACGTTGACTCGGAGATACGCAGGGCAAAGCGCGGAGGCGCATTCTGCCACACCGTTTCGCCCTCGACAACCCCGTACGTTCTCCTGAACTTTGACGGCAGGACCCGCGACGTGTCAACGCTTGCGCACGAGTTTGGGCACGCCATCCACAGCATGCTTGCAGAGAAACTGCCGATAACAGTGTCTCACGCGCCGCTCCCGCTTGCCGAGACCGCGTCGGTGTTTGCAGAGATGCTTCTAAACGAGCGCCTGATGGAGAAGATGTCAAGGCAGGAGCGGCAACTGCTGCTGGCAGAGCAGATAGACGACATGTATGCCACGATAATGCGCCAGGCGTATTTCACGCTGTTTGAGGTAGACGCGCACAGGGCAATAGGCGAAAAGAACGCCACCATCGACCAAGTCACTCAGATCTATACGGAAAACCTGAAAGAGCAGTTTGGCGACTCTGTTGTTGTTTCTCCAGAGTTTGGGTGGGAGTGGATATATATCCCGCACTTTTACCACACTCCGTTCTACTGCTACGCCTACTCGTTTGGGAACCTGTTGGTTCTGTCGCTGTACCAGCAGTACAAGGTCGAGGGTAAACCTTTTGTGCCAAAGTACCTGGGCATCCTTGCCGCAGGAGGTTCCAGAAAGCCGGAGGAGCTCCTAAAAGAGTCTGGCCTTGACATTACAAGGGAAGAGTTTTGGCAGCAGGGCTTTGACCTCGTTGGCGAAAAGATACAGCAGCTGAAAGGGCTTGCGTCCAAGTAACGACGCGATACTGGCCTGCGCCATCGCCGGCTCGATGGCGGCCGGCGTGCTCGTGCCGCAGGTCGGTTTAATGGTAGAGCCGTACCTTCTGGTGTGGCTTGGCATCCTCCTGTTTCTCAACCTGATAAAGCTTGAAGCTTCTGACGTCGTAGCGACATTTGCAAGGCCAAGGGGCCTTGCCGTCCTTGCCCTTGTAAAACTAGTGGCGCTGCCGGTCGGCATGTACGCCCTGACGTACGCGCTGTACAGGCCGCTTGCGCTTCCCGTGCTCCTTGTTTCGGGCATGTCCACCGGCCTTGGAGCGCCCTTTGTGACCAATATCGTGGGCGGGCGCCTGCCGCTTGTGGTCGGCATGATAATCGCGACGTCGCTTTCTGTGCCGTTTGTGCTCCCGTCGCTGACGTACGCGCTCGTAGGGTCAGAGTTTGACCTGCCCATTGCAAACATGATCCTGCTCCTTGTGCTTGCGCTTTTCATCCCGCTTTTTGGAGGGTGGGCGGTAAAAAAGAAGGCTCCAAAGGCGTCCGAGTTTGCGCACAGAAACTCGTTTTACCTTTCGATAATCTTTGCAATCCTCATCAACGTCAGCATGTTTTCCAAGCTGTCAGGGTTCTTTTTTTCAGACCAGGTCTTTCTTTTGCAGAATATCGCGGCGACGTTTCTGTGCTACGCGGCGTTTGCGCTCGTCGGGTTTGCAGTTTCCCCCAAGACCGAAAAGCCGGCTGGCATGATAGCGACTTCGTACGTCAACAACACGCTTGTGATGGTATTTGCGGCGCAGTTCTTTGGCCCGCAGGTCGCAGCTCTTGCAGGGCTCTACAACATACCCTACTATG contains:
- a CDS encoding dodecin family protein — translated: MSVIRVTEILATSPTSWEDAVNNGLERATKTIRNVKGIDVLGWKAEIQNEKIVEYRVSMKVAFEVEDGPGS
- a CDS encoding glycosyltransferase, which gives rise to MKKANVIHADLNPCGGAEQLAIATLQSLLEMEMQVELTVAKAPDLKRIEKAFGGKARRIFDHVNVKPLGRLPIELDWQTGTLTCRPSADSAILEYDMIVNTHGDILPYFLPSFSSKTCITYCHFPVVASYAACRNLDYLQSLVDLCLLDKDVMRMADSALFWRSFLEYYFLMLRNSIVVTNSKFSSQAIINAMTTGVHRMASEPTIIAPPVCVDELRQAALLSPSRADLVLVVSRIHPSKKLENAIELARILKQRGIGNKMIIAGNLVSDDSCSRRYHEQLAGMAEHYGLSDYVAIRPNVELGELWSLMQKSKAYFHPMPEEPFGISVVEAMAAGLVPIVPATGGLVEFVPQKYQFHSLEEAADMIQAALQASDKERLAISDSVKRFSMQAYTSRFSEFITERQLATATAPCERRMAPAAGRRSSLA
- a CDS encoding substrate-binding domain-containing protein, whose translation is MSRRKKRAALVVVIIIIVAAVAAAASIILAMTFFSPNNNNDGTRGGPDRNQTVSTPPGVGINETAGGGGPAQGPVEKTPISALSSPSALPFVDKWVAQYNSEKNLGNVKVTYSDRVDDARIPLLYSNVSSFLADYSADLAIASRPAAAKDNFTYAGSVFLPVSAQAVAVVYNIPALPDVPSGLRFDPSTLYAVVSGNATYWDDPRIKSLNPGTSLPHEQIVVVHEGPAASASDMLARYLASSSASNNSSAIAWPESSLVADSANSLAAMVRQTPYSIGYVDFAFAVQTRMTYASLQNSDGQYLMPSADSIGAAVRNGTIVAVNPAMVNGTGSENPSPALVPPPPTVSIGQLGNGSYPVVGFYYGVFSDPNAAAPGATANETALAGRDAAIIDFMQWIVGSEGQQILQDMQYPSIYEQNNDLKAFADRVLGVKTEGPPASVKQEAPS
- a CDS encoding glycosyltransferase family 2 protein; the encoded protein is MFDNPFIIVAMFFWFSYVPIAAMSLYRVVRNRNLFVEKLAFAEKNVKRVRSDAAIIFQITTRSATKTHVVRRGIQSIIDSAKKTEYRNFHISIVTDDPDDIRTLEGVNCEVVVVNKNFKTNAIRKGRALQYAVEHRRRIGMNTSKHWIFHMDDESYVTTQTIVALLKSIESGKEVASEGPIFYPLKFEAANRLTAIAESIRPFACYDCVSQMTNPPPLHMHGSNLLIRSDIEDTIEWKFGPTLAEDQMFGYKVYEKYGPGSMGWHGGMLLEQPPLNIKDHFFQRRRWVLGTLQNLQNFPRWHRYKLMYKSVTYFLGFASAVASTAIMLYSSIPTLIPTLLNYNTIGYYDFMSLPDKLPSIFFNSIFDAVTKGSMLELSASTILLFTSIVWLGSYQLGLFLNLKYSKIEWRKRVMFHLQTLLVCPIIGLVETFPAFWAMIEYNLKKKDPAQKTKVYDFYVVNK
- a CDS encoding DNA alkylation repair protein; the encoded protein is MTTLVDMLRLEMQALANPVKARVLQKFFKTGPGQYGQGDVFMGIMVPASRQVARKYAAAGISLADVRTLLHSRIHEERLVALLILVQNYRGDPEGIAKFYLENLAWVNNWDLVDLTAPAILGTFLIDKERSLLYKLARSKVLWERRVSIISTHVFIRKNDFADTLKISEMLLGDSHDLMHKAVGWMLREVGKRDLAAEEEFLQKHYKKMPRTALRYAIERFSEEKRRAYMQGTV
- a CDS encoding DUF167 domain-containing protein; protein product: MKKYRVTVRFSADGRLEVAGDEITVSIKSQPERGRANRELVRRLAEHFGVSEQDVRILSGLASRKKIVEVAA
- a CDS encoding CAP domain-containing protein, producing the protein MCGARYGANLPACPNCGAPNAFYGEKKRGGGNKAGIIAAIVIAAIAVIFIAPQFIEDLAGGGNNNNSAGSDDDNPVSRAIKILQPQATKPEKVPQEELVAHVLAAINSDRKKFGLEPVKLDNSNQAAQLHAEDVFRTKQISHWTSSGEKPYMTYTRLGGEGSVHQNVAIAGFGPDEYDRCVSTIILCERIDPISTIDELEKEMMYNDKECCDNGHRDNILDRDHTHVSIGIVYDEYYLALVQNFEADYGLFTSVEGTKVSIAGPMPAGAKFDNVVVYYDKLPSKEAYDANKEKLSYDAGTLAATVFEPLPRGLKYQQPGDYVVIEAGRWRNGNGNLDVSFDLAPAMKEDGVYTVYAMLEDADGEQFSATSHSIFVKAQ
- a CDS encoding M3 family oligoendopeptidase, producing the protein MNFATLKIGSWDLSGLVKDPAGAEFAQFLDSIEDKVKAFEGKRQSLRPDIPAPEFEGMVHDLEDIYEKLSIAGGYAHLRYYSNTASNEASALVTRMDKMSAEAGNRLLFFDLWFKKELDEGNAKRLIESMPAVYSNYLRHKRLLAKHSLSEPEERIINTLEVTGTGALVKIYDKMTSAFEFEMSLKRGRKKKTITKKFDNKEKLVSLVRSANPAEREAAYRALFATYRKNSGVLGEIYQNIVVEWRNEGISMRGYRTPISVRNIANNLDDETVGALLQACRKNNKVFQEYFREKARLLGVRKLRRYDLYAPLSTKRSGKKFAYGKAVASVLDTFGDFHPQVRALAERVFSEHHVDSEIRRAKRGGAFCHTVSPSTTPYVLLNFDGRTRDVSTLAHEFGHAIHSMLAEKLPITVSHAPLPLAETASVFAEMLLNERLMEKMSRQERQLLLAEQIDDMYATIMRQAYFTLFEVDAHRAIGEKNATIDQVTQIYTENLKEQFGDSVVVSPEFGWEWIYIPHFYHTPFYCYAYSFGNLLVLSLYQQYKVEGKPFVPKYLGILAAGGSRKPEELLKESGLDITREEFWQQGFDLVGEKIQQLKGLASK
- a CDS encoding bile acid:sodium symporter family protein gives rise to the protein MRPSNDAILACAIAGSMAAGVLVPQVGLMVEPYLLVWLGILLFLNLIKLEASDVVATFARPRGLAVLALVKLVALPVGMYALTYALYRPLALPVLLVSGMSTGLGAPFVTNIVGGRLPLVVGMIIATSLSVPFVLPSLTYALVGSEFDLPIANMILLLVLALFIPLFGGWAVKKKAPKASEFAHRNSFYLSIIFAILINVSMFSKLSGFFFSDQVFLLQNIAATFLCYAAFALVGFAVSPKTEKPAGMIATSYVNNTLVMVFAAQFFGPQVAALAGLYNIPYYACILVLKKIVRH